A genome region from Acipenser ruthenus chromosome 29, fAciRut3.2 maternal haplotype, whole genome shotgun sequence includes the following:
- the LOC117428168 gene encoding ubiquitin carboxyl-terminal hydrolase CYLD-like isoform X2, translating to MKNAMLQPWDSQMMEKRFFIITRTPTKSGRKSIDKGTVGYVEKETEDEFIGTLINYSAKQGCSLKKDNLQLISRHEAQLLIFTDNLAKRLELLQNRKLFSAISALQENDLVVVRHNNVETPGVVKRLLEKGKKGSNGLDVLKSMTFEVELLQEAEHRYSQSRGLAYPVFNAGEILQVSSVDRPKPAFKADEHKGAQKQRDLGRQNSDSNAVPQRRQAPERPCPPAALSPTAAVENGRLKRVVSGGSLGSALQTAPLELGSLTELQASNGATVHGVVRWIGVPEGKSENWAGVELDYELKDCLDGQLGGQRYFNCDRNKGMFVKLRDLRPDSRFLPAPSYKEPPCYPEPQAAERRFEADSRNEDAPPISESSALQLLEGRMKGIQGHYNSCYLDSALFSLFSFSPALDSVLHCPVVSEELIQSVLRRDIVNRLRRQGFVPAENVMKLRQLLGCDSFTFEEKDPEEFLSVLLHQVLSVDPLLKIRSNEKTQDCYSYQIILEREEAVSVPSVQLLLERSFLSCDLKFEEIPSCLIIQMPRFGKKFKMFPKIIPSTELDITDLLYNTPRECFLCGAVAELECYQCLRDPRLTPGMIKQFCRPCDKQVHSHRQRQDHQPREISLPRDFPASIPVPRQKMELFAVLCIETSHYVSFVKYGQGRNSWLFFDSMADRSGDENIPEIKACPQVGEFLSQSEEGPVQVELECTDVFVKRLLCDSYMFMYQCPALCLYR from the exons ATGAAGAACgcaat GTTGCAACCTTGGGACTCGCAGATGATGGAGAAGAGGTTCTTCATCATCACCAGAACGCCGACAAAATCTGGGCGCAAGTCCATTGACAAAGGCACCGTGGGGTATGTGGAGAAGGAAACCGAGGACGAGTTTATAGGCACGCTGATTAACTACAGTGCAAAACAGGGATGTAGCCTGAAGAAGGACAACCTCCAGCTGATCAGCAGGCATGAAGCCCAGCTGTTGATCTTTACAGACAACCTTGCGAAGCGACTGGAGCTGCTGCAGAATAGGAAACTGTTCTCTGCGATCAGTGCCCTGCAGGAGAATGATTTGGTGGTGGTGAGACACAACAATGTGGAGACGCCAGGAGTGGTAAAGCGACTGTTAGAGAAGGGGAAAAAGGGGAGCAACGGGTTGGATGTCTTGAAATCCATGACATTTGAGGTTGAATTGCTGCAG GAAGCTGAGCACAGATATTCTCAAAGCAGAGGCTTGGCTTATCCAGTATTCAACGCAGGGGAAATACTTCAAGTTAGTTCGGTTGACCGGCCCAAACCAGCCTTCAAGGCAGATGAGCATAAGGGAG CTCAGAAGCAGAGGGACCTCGGGCGGCAGAACTCCGACTCGAATGCTGTGCCCCAGAGACGTCAAGCCCCAGAGAGGCCTTGTCCCCCAGCAGCGCTCAGTCCCACTGCTGCAGTGGAGAACGGGAGGCTGAAGCGGGTGGTATCGGGGGGCTCTCTCGGATCAGCGTTGCAGACTGCACCTTTGGAGCTGGGCTCTCTGACGGAGCTGCAGGCTAGCAACGGGGCTACCGTGCACGGAGTGGTCAGGTGGATCGGAGTCCCAGAGGGCAAGTCTGAAAACTGGGCCGGGGTCGAGCTG GATTACGAACTGAAGGACTGTTTAGACGGACAGCTTGGGGGGCAGCGGTACTTCAACTGTGACAGGAACAAGGGCATGTTTGTGAAGCTCAGGGACCTCAGACCAGACAGCAGATTCCTCCCAGCGCCCTCTTACAAGGAACCCCCTTGCTACCCTGAGCCTCAGGCAG CAGAGAGACGCTTTGAGGCGGACAGTAGGAATGAGGATGCCCCTCCCATTTCTGAGTCTTCGGCCCTGCAGCTCCTGGAAGGGAGAATGAAGGGGATTCAAGGACACTACAACTCCTGCTACCTCGATTCAGCACTCTTCAG CTTGTTCAGTTTCTCTCCGGCTCTCGACAGCGTGCTGCACTGTCCTGTTGTGTCTGAGGAGCTGATCCAGAGTGTGCTGAGGAGGGACATCGTGAACCGGCTGCGGAG ACAGGGGTTTGTTCCAGCAGAGAACGTCATGAAACTACGCCAGCTGCTGGGCTGCGACTCCTTCACCTTCGAGGAGAAAG ACCCAGAGGAGTTCCTCAGTGTCTTGCTGCACCAGGTCCTGTCTGTGGATCCCCTGCTGAAGATAAG GTCAAATGAGAAGACTCAGGACTGCTACAGTTACCAGATCATCCTGGAGCGGGAGGAGGCGGTGAGCGTGCCCAGTGTTCAGCTGCTGCTGGAGCGGTCCTTCCTATCATGTGACCTGAAGTTTGAAGAG ATCCCGTCGTGCTTAATAATCCAGATGCCCAGGTTCGGAAAGAAGTTCAAAATGTTTCCTAAGATCATTCCTTCCACTGAGCTGGATATCACCGACCTGCTGTATAACA CCCCTCGAGAGTGCTTTCTCTGTGGAGCGGTAGCAGAGCTGGAGTGTTACCAGTGTCTGAGAGACCCCAGACTCACGCCAGGGATGATCAAACAGTTTTGCCGGCCTTGTGACAAACAG GTCCACTCTCACAGGCAGCGGCAGGATCACCAGCCCCGGGAGATCTCCCTGCCCCGGGACTTCCCCGCCAGCATCCCCGTGCCCAGGCAGAAGATGGAGCTCTTTGCTGTGCTGTGTATTGAGACCAGTCACTACGTCTCCTTCGTCAAATACGGACAAGGGAGAAACTCCTGGCTCTTTTTCGACAGCATGGCTGACCGTAGTG GAGATGAAAACATCCCTGAGATTAAGGCCTGTCCACAAGTGGGAGAGTTCTTGTCGCAGTCTGAAGAAGGTCCTGTGCAAGTGGAGCTGGAATGCACGGACGTGTTTGTAAAGAGACTGTTGTGTGACTCCTACATGTTCATGTACCAGTGTCCAGCGTTGTGTCTGTACAGATAG
- the LOC117428168 gene encoding ubiquitin carboxyl-terminal hydrolase CYLD-like isoform X1: MKNAMLQPWDSQMMEKRFFIITRTPTKSGRKSIDKGTVGYVEKETEDEFIGTLINYSAKQGCSLKKDNLQLISRHEAQLLIFTDNLAKRLELLQNRKLFSAISALQENDLVVVRHNNVETPGVVKRLLEKGKKGSNGLDVLKSMTFEVELLQEAEHRYSQSRGLAYPVFNAGEILQVSSVDRPKPAFKADEHKGAQKQRDLGRQNSDSNAVPQRRQAPERPCPPAALSPTAAVENGRLKRVVSGGSLGSALQTAPLELGSLTELQASNGATVHGVVRWIGVPEGKSENWAGVELDYELKDCLDGQLGGQRYFNCDRNKGMFVKLRDLRPDSRFLPAPSYKEPPCYPEPQAAAERRFEADSRNEDAPPISESSALQLLEGRMKGIQGHYNSCYLDSALFSLFSFSPALDSVLHCPVVSEELIQSVLRRDIVNRLRRQGFVPAENVMKLRQLLGCDSFTFEEKDPEEFLSVLLHQVLSVDPLLKIRSNEKTQDCYSYQIILEREEAVSVPSVQLLLERSFLSCDLKFEEIPSCLIIQMPRFGKKFKMFPKIIPSTELDITDLLYNTPRECFLCGAVAELECYQCLRDPRLTPGMIKQFCRPCDKQVHSHRQRQDHQPREISLPRDFPASIPVPRQKMELFAVLCIETSHYVSFVKYGQGRNSWLFFDSMADRSGDENIPEIKACPQVGEFLSQSEEGPVQVELECTDVFVKRLLCDSYMFMYQCPALCLYR; this comes from the exons ATGAAGAACgcaat GTTGCAACCTTGGGACTCGCAGATGATGGAGAAGAGGTTCTTCATCATCACCAGAACGCCGACAAAATCTGGGCGCAAGTCCATTGACAAAGGCACCGTGGGGTATGTGGAGAAGGAAACCGAGGACGAGTTTATAGGCACGCTGATTAACTACAGTGCAAAACAGGGATGTAGCCTGAAGAAGGACAACCTCCAGCTGATCAGCAGGCATGAAGCCCAGCTGTTGATCTTTACAGACAACCTTGCGAAGCGACTGGAGCTGCTGCAGAATAGGAAACTGTTCTCTGCGATCAGTGCCCTGCAGGAGAATGATTTGGTGGTGGTGAGACACAACAATGTGGAGACGCCAGGAGTGGTAAAGCGACTGTTAGAGAAGGGGAAAAAGGGGAGCAACGGGTTGGATGTCTTGAAATCCATGACATTTGAGGTTGAATTGCTGCAG GAAGCTGAGCACAGATATTCTCAAAGCAGAGGCTTGGCTTATCCAGTATTCAACGCAGGGGAAATACTTCAAGTTAGTTCGGTTGACCGGCCCAAACCAGCCTTCAAGGCAGATGAGCATAAGGGAG CTCAGAAGCAGAGGGACCTCGGGCGGCAGAACTCCGACTCGAATGCTGTGCCCCAGAGACGTCAAGCCCCAGAGAGGCCTTGTCCCCCAGCAGCGCTCAGTCCCACTGCTGCAGTGGAGAACGGGAGGCTGAAGCGGGTGGTATCGGGGGGCTCTCTCGGATCAGCGTTGCAGACTGCACCTTTGGAGCTGGGCTCTCTGACGGAGCTGCAGGCTAGCAACGGGGCTACCGTGCACGGAGTGGTCAGGTGGATCGGAGTCCCAGAGGGCAAGTCTGAAAACTGGGCCGGGGTCGAGCTG GATTACGAACTGAAGGACTGTTTAGACGGACAGCTTGGGGGGCAGCGGTACTTCAACTGTGACAGGAACAAGGGCATGTTTGTGAAGCTCAGGGACCTCAGACCAGACAGCAGATTCCTCCCAGCGCCCTCTTACAAGGAACCCCCTTGCTACCCTGAGCCTCAGGCAG CAGCAGAGAGACGCTTTGAGGCGGACAGTAGGAATGAGGATGCCCCTCCCATTTCTGAGTCTTCGGCCCTGCAGCTCCTGGAAGGGAGAATGAAGGGGATTCAAGGACACTACAACTCCTGCTACCTCGATTCAGCACTCTTCAG CTTGTTCAGTTTCTCTCCGGCTCTCGACAGCGTGCTGCACTGTCCTGTTGTGTCTGAGGAGCTGATCCAGAGTGTGCTGAGGAGGGACATCGTGAACCGGCTGCGGAG ACAGGGGTTTGTTCCAGCAGAGAACGTCATGAAACTACGCCAGCTGCTGGGCTGCGACTCCTTCACCTTCGAGGAGAAAG ACCCAGAGGAGTTCCTCAGTGTCTTGCTGCACCAGGTCCTGTCTGTGGATCCCCTGCTGAAGATAAG GTCAAATGAGAAGACTCAGGACTGCTACAGTTACCAGATCATCCTGGAGCGGGAGGAGGCGGTGAGCGTGCCCAGTGTTCAGCTGCTGCTGGAGCGGTCCTTCCTATCATGTGACCTGAAGTTTGAAGAG ATCCCGTCGTGCTTAATAATCCAGATGCCCAGGTTCGGAAAGAAGTTCAAAATGTTTCCTAAGATCATTCCTTCCACTGAGCTGGATATCACCGACCTGCTGTATAACA CCCCTCGAGAGTGCTTTCTCTGTGGAGCGGTAGCAGAGCTGGAGTGTTACCAGTGTCTGAGAGACCCCAGACTCACGCCAGGGATGATCAAACAGTTTTGCCGGCCTTGTGACAAACAG GTCCACTCTCACAGGCAGCGGCAGGATCACCAGCCCCGGGAGATCTCCCTGCCCCGGGACTTCCCCGCCAGCATCCCCGTGCCCAGGCAGAAGATGGAGCTCTTTGCTGTGCTGTGTATTGAGACCAGTCACTACGTCTCCTTCGTCAAATACGGACAAGGGAGAAACTCCTGGCTCTTTTTCGACAGCATGGCTGACCGTAGTG GAGATGAAAACATCCCTGAGATTAAGGCCTGTCCACAAGTGGGAGAGTTCTTGTCGCAGTCTGAAGAAGGTCCTGTGCAAGTGGAGCTGGAATGCACGGACGTGTTTGTAAAGAGACTGTTGTGTGACTCCTACATGTTCATGTACCAGTGTCCAGCGTTGTGTCTGTACAGATAG
- the LOC117428168 gene encoding ubiquitin carboxyl-terminal hydrolase CYLD-like isoform X3, producing the protein MMEKRFFIITRTPTKSGRKSIDKGTVGYVEKETEDEFIGTLINYSAKQGCSLKKDNLQLISRHEAQLLIFTDNLAKRLELLQNRKLFSAISALQENDLVVVRHNNVETPGVVKRLLEKGKKGSNGLDVLKSMTFEVELLQEAEHRYSQSRGLAYPVFNAGEILQVSSVDRPKPAFKADEHKGAQKQRDLGRQNSDSNAVPQRRQAPERPCPPAALSPTAAVENGRLKRVVSGGSLGSALQTAPLELGSLTELQASNGATVHGVVRWIGVPEGKSENWAGVELDYELKDCLDGQLGGQRYFNCDRNKGMFVKLRDLRPDSRFLPAPSYKEPPCYPEPQAAAERRFEADSRNEDAPPISESSALQLLEGRMKGIQGHYNSCYLDSALFSLFSFSPALDSVLHCPVVSEELIQSVLRRDIVNRLRRQGFVPAENVMKLRQLLGCDSFTFEEKDPEEFLSVLLHQVLSVDPLLKIRSNEKTQDCYSYQIILEREEAVSVPSVQLLLERSFLSCDLKFEEIPSCLIIQMPRFGKKFKMFPKIIPSTELDITDLLYNTPRECFLCGAVAELECYQCLRDPRLTPGMIKQFCRPCDKQVHSHRQRQDHQPREISLPRDFPASIPVPRQKMELFAVLCIETSHYVSFVKYGQGRNSWLFFDSMADRSGDENIPEIKACPQVGEFLSQSEEGPVQVELECTDVFVKRLLCDSYMFMYQCPALCLYR; encoded by the exons ATGATGGAGAAGAGGTTCTTCATCATCACCAGAACGCCGACAAAATCTGGGCGCAAGTCCATTGACAAAGGCACCGTGGGGTATGTGGAGAAGGAAACCGAGGACGAGTTTATAGGCACGCTGATTAACTACAGTGCAAAACAGGGATGTAGCCTGAAGAAGGACAACCTCCAGCTGATCAGCAGGCATGAAGCCCAGCTGTTGATCTTTACAGACAACCTTGCGAAGCGACTGGAGCTGCTGCAGAATAGGAAACTGTTCTCTGCGATCAGTGCCCTGCAGGAGAATGATTTGGTGGTGGTGAGACACAACAATGTGGAGACGCCAGGAGTGGTAAAGCGACTGTTAGAGAAGGGGAAAAAGGGGAGCAACGGGTTGGATGTCTTGAAATCCATGACATTTGAGGTTGAATTGCTGCAG GAAGCTGAGCACAGATATTCTCAAAGCAGAGGCTTGGCTTATCCAGTATTCAACGCAGGGGAAATACTTCAAGTTAGTTCGGTTGACCGGCCCAAACCAGCCTTCAAGGCAGATGAGCATAAGGGAG CTCAGAAGCAGAGGGACCTCGGGCGGCAGAACTCCGACTCGAATGCTGTGCCCCAGAGACGTCAAGCCCCAGAGAGGCCTTGTCCCCCAGCAGCGCTCAGTCCCACTGCTGCAGTGGAGAACGGGAGGCTGAAGCGGGTGGTATCGGGGGGCTCTCTCGGATCAGCGTTGCAGACTGCACCTTTGGAGCTGGGCTCTCTGACGGAGCTGCAGGCTAGCAACGGGGCTACCGTGCACGGAGTGGTCAGGTGGATCGGAGTCCCAGAGGGCAAGTCTGAAAACTGGGCCGGGGTCGAGCTG GATTACGAACTGAAGGACTGTTTAGACGGACAGCTTGGGGGGCAGCGGTACTTCAACTGTGACAGGAACAAGGGCATGTTTGTGAAGCTCAGGGACCTCAGACCAGACAGCAGATTCCTCCCAGCGCCCTCTTACAAGGAACCCCCTTGCTACCCTGAGCCTCAGGCAG CAGCAGAGAGACGCTTTGAGGCGGACAGTAGGAATGAGGATGCCCCTCCCATTTCTGAGTCTTCGGCCCTGCAGCTCCTGGAAGGGAGAATGAAGGGGATTCAAGGACACTACAACTCCTGCTACCTCGATTCAGCACTCTTCAG CTTGTTCAGTTTCTCTCCGGCTCTCGACAGCGTGCTGCACTGTCCTGTTGTGTCTGAGGAGCTGATCCAGAGTGTGCTGAGGAGGGACATCGTGAACCGGCTGCGGAG ACAGGGGTTTGTTCCAGCAGAGAACGTCATGAAACTACGCCAGCTGCTGGGCTGCGACTCCTTCACCTTCGAGGAGAAAG ACCCAGAGGAGTTCCTCAGTGTCTTGCTGCACCAGGTCCTGTCTGTGGATCCCCTGCTGAAGATAAG GTCAAATGAGAAGACTCAGGACTGCTACAGTTACCAGATCATCCTGGAGCGGGAGGAGGCGGTGAGCGTGCCCAGTGTTCAGCTGCTGCTGGAGCGGTCCTTCCTATCATGTGACCTGAAGTTTGAAGAG ATCCCGTCGTGCTTAATAATCCAGATGCCCAGGTTCGGAAAGAAGTTCAAAATGTTTCCTAAGATCATTCCTTCCACTGAGCTGGATATCACCGACCTGCTGTATAACA CCCCTCGAGAGTGCTTTCTCTGTGGAGCGGTAGCAGAGCTGGAGTGTTACCAGTGTCTGAGAGACCCCAGACTCACGCCAGGGATGATCAAACAGTTTTGCCGGCCTTGTGACAAACAG GTCCACTCTCACAGGCAGCGGCAGGATCACCAGCCCCGGGAGATCTCCCTGCCCCGGGACTTCCCCGCCAGCATCCCCGTGCCCAGGCAGAAGATGGAGCTCTTTGCTGTGCTGTGTATTGAGACCAGTCACTACGTCTCCTTCGTCAAATACGGACAAGGGAGAAACTCCTGGCTCTTTTTCGACAGCATGGCTGACCGTAGTG GAGATGAAAACATCCCTGAGATTAAGGCCTGTCCACAAGTGGGAGAGTTCTTGTCGCAGTCTGAAGAAGGTCCTGTGCAAGTGGAGCTGGAATGCACGGACGTGTTTGTAAAGAGACTGTTGTGTGACTCCTACATGTTCATGTACCAGTGTCCAGCGTTGTGTCTGTACAGATAG
- the LOC117434174 gene encoding protein spire homolog 1-like isoform X1, whose product MEYAVFCDSPFQISLREILEVQGQPVREEQAWAICHQLCVLLVPHPRNQNWGDGTTWKIPRIRGPESVLVRKDGTLSVKTEDSCHGSDLQTEDQMVDFLGRLIYSALDWGLGNDVERELSDTLELLIYQMTKLDTHHMKAGEHFQPVCTFEEVLQICEVRLYNPAMAAHHYRAVCAIFFADTMDLCQYIHKIQHAKETLQKLVYNPDRGVVAPLTANWVHTWKHVIDELRTGVSLRKSEEHQNTSSFLEVDLSPHEKLMNDIRYRQYTLRKVQTVDNLQRLSSPHDVVLNFVRSNPRLKPASDRRLKSLPKEEASLHQLLMTEIRSAGKLRPLASLRRRQAACQDVNTASPPNCVVSTSISTSKDSLADDPFYLLRPIPKPDLKDFELEEDCKSFESSDLMHSAELPSSCTEAKFFPMLSSSPQALENGVSDQRRRSKSFDSSFGLNKKDFHDDCQPPTIADVMKLRQAECRPYSGYGSSRNRRMCSNCCKKSVHFTWHNTCAFCNRVVCLECCMEMLLPYKWCVHLPVSFFKKLVLMKDGDPIRQTQETSTFWQERWDWDCSRIPLVLESRKPCKTAPQHRSAMQDWYSNDICVGCQELLVEVCDSSFLFLGAASTKKTREL is encoded by the exons atggagtaCGCTGTATTTTGCGACTCTCCGTTTCAGATCTCATTGAGGGAGATTTTGGAGGTCCAGGGGCAACCAGTAAGAGAGGAGCAGGCGTGGGCTATCTGCCATCAACTATGCGTTTTGCTGGTTCCGCATCCCAGGAATCAGAACTGGGGAGACGGGACAACATGGAAGATACCGAGGATTCGGGGGCCTGAAAGCGTCCTCGTAAGAAAGGATGGGACACTATCAGTAAAAACAGAAGATAGCTGCC ATGGATCTGACTTGCAGACTGAAGATCAA ATGGTTGATTTCCTGGGAAGGTTGATCTATTCTGCCCTGGATTGGGGCTTGGGCAACGATGTGGAGAGGGAGCTGAGCGACACCTTGGAACTGCTCATCTACCAGATGACCAAACTGGACACCCACCACATGAAAGCAGGGGAGCACTTCCAACCAGTGTGCACCTTCGAGGAAGTCTTGCAG ATCTGCGAGGTACGCTTGTATAACCCTGCCATGGCTGCTCACCACTACAGAGCTGTTTGTGCCATCTTCTTTGCTGACACTATGGACCTCTGtcaatatatacataaaatcCAGCATGCAAAAGAG ACTCTGCAGAAGTTGGTGTATAATCCAGACCGTGGTGTGGTTGCTCCGTTAACTGCTAACTGG GTCCACACGTGGAAACATGTGATTGATGAACTGAGGACTGGGGTGTCGTTGCGGAAAAGCGAGGAGCACCAAAATACCAGCAGCTTTCTGGAGGTGGATCTGTCCCCTCACGAGAAACTGATGAATGACATTCGATACAGGCAGTACACCCTCCGCAAGGTTCAG ACTGTTGATAACTTGCAGAGGCTGTCGAGCCCCCATGATGTTGTTCTGAACTTTGTTCGCTCTAACCCACGTTTGAAGCCa GCCTCCGACAGAAGGCTAAAGAGTCTTCCCAAAGAAGAAGCAAGTCTGCACCAGCTGCTTATGACTGAAATAAGATCAGCTGGGAAACTACGACCCCTAGCTTCTCTGAGGAGGAGGCAGGCTGCTTGCCAAG ATGTTAATACTGCATCGCCCCCAAACTGTGTGGTCTCTACGTCCATCTCCACTTCCAAAGATTCCCTCGCTGATGACCCTTTCTACCTGTTGAGACCCATTCCCAAACCAGATCTCAAGGACTTTGAATTGGAG GAAGACTGCAAGTCTTTTGAGAGCAGTGATCTGATGCACTCTGCCGAGTTACCAAGCAGCTGTACAG AGGCGAAGTTCTTTCCAATGCTGTCATCATCCCCACAAGCCTTGGAAAACGGCGTTTCAGACCAGAGACGCAGGTCCAAGTCATTTGACAGTAGCTttggattaaataaaaag GACTTCCATGATGATTGCCAGCCTCCCACCATTGCTGACGTGATGAAGCTCCGGCAGGCAGAATGTAGACCATACTCTGGTTATGGCAGCAGTAGAAATAGGAGG ATGTGTTCTAACTGCTGCAAGAAAAGTGTTCATTTCACCTGGCATAATACCTGCGCCTTCTGTAACAG GGTTGTGTGTCTGGAATGCTGCATGGAG ATGCTGCTCCCCTACAAATGGTGCGTGCATCTTCCAGTGAGCTTCTTCAAGAAACTTGTTCTAATGAAAGATGGGGATCCAATCCGCCAAACCCAGGAGACGAGCACCTTCTGGCAGGAGAGATGGGACTGGGATTGCTCCAG aaTTCCGCTGGTCCTAGAGTCCCGAAAACCATGCAAGACGGCCCCCCAGCACCGATCTGCCATGCAGGACTGGTACAGTAATGATATCTGTGTTGGCTGCCAGGAGCTCCTTGTGGAGGTCTGTGACTCCTCCTTCCTCTTCCTGGGTGCTGCCTCAACCAAAAAAACGCGAGAACTCTGA
- the LOC117434174 gene encoding protein spire homolog 1-like isoform X2, translating into MEYAVFCDSPFQISLREILEVQGQPVREEQAWAICHQLCVLLVPHPRNQNWGDGTTWKIPRIRGPESVLVRKDGTLSVKTEDSCHGSDLQTEDQMVDFLGRLIYSALDWGLGNDVERELSDTLELLIYQMTKLDTHHMKAGEHFQPVCTFEEVLQICEVRLYNPAMAAHHYRAVCAIFFADTMDLCQYIHKIQHAKEVHTWKHVIDELRTGVSLRKSEEHQNTSSFLEVDLSPHEKLMNDIRYRQYTLRKVQTVDNLQRLSSPHDVVLNFVRSNPRLKPASDRRLKSLPKEEASLHQLLMTEIRSAGKLRPLASLRRRQAACQDVNTASPPNCVVSTSISTSKDSLADDPFYLLRPIPKPDLKDFELEEDCKSFESSDLMHSAELPSSCTEAKFFPMLSSSPQALENGVSDQRRRSKSFDSSFGLNKKDFHDDCQPPTIADVMKLRQAECRPYSGYGSSRNRRMCSNCCKKSVHFTWHNTCAFCNRVVCLECCMEMLLPYKWCVHLPVSFFKKLVLMKDGDPIRQTQETSTFWQERWDWDCSRIPLVLESRKPCKTAPQHRSAMQDWYSNDICVGCQELLVEVCDSSFLFLGAASTKKTREL; encoded by the exons atggagtaCGCTGTATTTTGCGACTCTCCGTTTCAGATCTCATTGAGGGAGATTTTGGAGGTCCAGGGGCAACCAGTAAGAGAGGAGCAGGCGTGGGCTATCTGCCATCAACTATGCGTTTTGCTGGTTCCGCATCCCAGGAATCAGAACTGGGGAGACGGGACAACATGGAAGATACCGAGGATTCGGGGGCCTGAAAGCGTCCTCGTAAGAAAGGATGGGACACTATCAGTAAAAACAGAAGATAGCTGCC ATGGATCTGACTTGCAGACTGAAGATCAA ATGGTTGATTTCCTGGGAAGGTTGATCTATTCTGCCCTGGATTGGGGCTTGGGCAACGATGTGGAGAGGGAGCTGAGCGACACCTTGGAACTGCTCATCTACCAGATGACCAAACTGGACACCCACCACATGAAAGCAGGGGAGCACTTCCAACCAGTGTGCACCTTCGAGGAAGTCTTGCAG ATCTGCGAGGTACGCTTGTATAACCCTGCCATGGCTGCTCACCACTACAGAGCTGTTTGTGCCATCTTCTTTGCTGACACTATGGACCTCTGtcaatatatacataaaatcCAGCATGCAAAAGAG GTCCACACGTGGAAACATGTGATTGATGAACTGAGGACTGGGGTGTCGTTGCGGAAAAGCGAGGAGCACCAAAATACCAGCAGCTTTCTGGAGGTGGATCTGTCCCCTCACGAGAAACTGATGAATGACATTCGATACAGGCAGTACACCCTCCGCAAGGTTCAG ACTGTTGATAACTTGCAGAGGCTGTCGAGCCCCCATGATGTTGTTCTGAACTTTGTTCGCTCTAACCCACGTTTGAAGCCa GCCTCCGACAGAAGGCTAAAGAGTCTTCCCAAAGAAGAAGCAAGTCTGCACCAGCTGCTTATGACTGAAATAAGATCAGCTGGGAAACTACGACCCCTAGCTTCTCTGAGGAGGAGGCAGGCTGCTTGCCAAG ATGTTAATACTGCATCGCCCCCAAACTGTGTGGTCTCTACGTCCATCTCCACTTCCAAAGATTCCCTCGCTGATGACCCTTTCTACCTGTTGAGACCCATTCCCAAACCAGATCTCAAGGACTTTGAATTGGAG GAAGACTGCAAGTCTTTTGAGAGCAGTGATCTGATGCACTCTGCCGAGTTACCAAGCAGCTGTACAG AGGCGAAGTTCTTTCCAATGCTGTCATCATCCCCACAAGCCTTGGAAAACGGCGTTTCAGACCAGAGACGCAGGTCCAAGTCATTTGACAGTAGCTttggattaaataaaaag GACTTCCATGATGATTGCCAGCCTCCCACCATTGCTGACGTGATGAAGCTCCGGCAGGCAGAATGTAGACCATACTCTGGTTATGGCAGCAGTAGAAATAGGAGG ATGTGTTCTAACTGCTGCAAGAAAAGTGTTCATTTCACCTGGCATAATACCTGCGCCTTCTGTAACAG GGTTGTGTGTCTGGAATGCTGCATGGAG ATGCTGCTCCCCTACAAATGGTGCGTGCATCTTCCAGTGAGCTTCTTCAAGAAACTTGTTCTAATGAAAGATGGGGATCCAATCCGCCAAACCCAGGAGACGAGCACCTTCTGGCAGGAGAGATGGGACTGGGATTGCTCCAG aaTTCCGCTGGTCCTAGAGTCCCGAAAACCATGCAAGACGGCCCCCCAGCACCGATCTGCCATGCAGGACTGGTACAGTAATGATATCTGTGTTGGCTGCCAGGAGCTCCTTGTGGAGGTCTGTGACTCCTCCTTCCTCTTCCTGGGTGCTGCCTCAACCAAAAAAACGCGAGAACTCTGA